One window of the Benincasa hispida cultivar B227 chromosome 3, ASM972705v1, whole genome shotgun sequence genome contains the following:
- the LOC120072853 gene encoding aquaporin PIP2-1-like, whose protein sequence is MSKNVDGRSNGKDYQDPPPAPFIGAGEFNQWSFYRAIIAEFVATLLFLYILVLTVIGNSHLSALKICGGVGDLGISWAVGGMIFVLVYCTAGISGGHINPAVTFGMLLARKISLIRALFYIFAQCLGAICGCALAKSLQKTYYVQYNGAANVVADGYSIGTGLAAEIIGTFVLVYTVFSATDPKRNARDSHIPVLAPLPIGFAVIMVHLATIPITGTGINPARSFGAAVIYNKAKAWDHQWIFWVGPFIGAAIAAIYHVVIIRAGAIKALVSFRSSSAL, encoded by the exons ATGTCTAAAAATGTTGATGGCAGAAGCAATGGCAAGGACTACCAAGACCCACCTCCCGCCCCCTTCATCGGCGCCGGCGAGTTCAACCAGTGGTCGTTTTACCGAGCCATTATCGCCGAGTTCGTTGCCACGCTTCTGTTCTTGTACATTCTTGTTCTCACTGTCATTGGCAATTCCCACCTCTCCGCCCTGAAGATCTGCGGCGGCGTCGGCGATTTGGGCATTTCCTGGGCTGTCGGCGGCATGATCTTCGTCCTCGTTTACTGCACCGCTGGAATTTCTG GTGGGCATATTAATCCGGCGGTGACGTTTGGGATGTTGTTAGCTCGAAAGATCTCTCTAATCAGAGCTTTGTTTTACATTTTTGCTCAATGTTTGGGCGCCATTTGTGGGTGTGCGTTggctaaatcattacaaaagaCTTATTACGTTCAGTACAATGGTGCAGCCAATGTGGTCGCCGATGGGTACAGCATTGGCACCGGCTTAGCCGCAGAGATCATCGGAACTTTTGTTCTTGTTTACACTGTCTTCTCCGCCACTGACCCCAAAAGAAACGCTAGAGATTCTCACATCCCT GTTTTGGCACCACTCCCAATTGGTTTCGCGGTGATTATGGTTCATTTAGCCACCATTCCGATCACCGGCACTGGCATCAACCCGGCTCGAAGCTTTGGAGCTGCAGTGATCTATAACAAAGCCAAGGCCTGGGATCATCAG TGGATCTTCTGGGTTGGGCCATTCATTGGAGCTGCCATTGCTGCAATTTATCATGTTGTTATTATAAGGGCAGGGGCAATTAAAGCTCTGGTTTCCTTCAGAAGTTCTTCTGCTTTATAA